A genome region from Panthera leo isolate Ple1 chromosome A2, P.leo_Ple1_pat1.1, whole genome shotgun sequence includes the following:
- the LOC122213673 gene encoding voltage-dependent calcium channel beta subunit-associated regulatory protein isoform X1, producing MQPTPTMATAAASTAATAALTSRWDNTTSSPTAEPDPILNNYVLLVVVLSLFVGGTLVVLSGVLLLCRRCWEVHRRFNRAMEEAEKTTTTYLDSSAHPAQDPDFRGEDPEGQDAETERFLSTSSTGRRVSFNEAALFEQSRKSQDKGRRYTLTEGDFHHLKNARLTHLHLPPLKIITIHECDSGEASATTPPHAAAAPKASLAIFQPPGKALTGRSVGPSSALPGDPYNSAAGPADFEISPLASSDSGEGAWVRAPERPLPSLPHSRTEADAGARSTKPVGSGATGAPEEAGPGSGAGPVLHFFTRLRRHTSLDGASPYFKVKKWKLDPSQRASSLDTRGSPKRHHFQRQRAASESTEQEEGDAPHMDFIQYIASAGDTVAFPPPRPFLASPASPSPALGRLEAAEEAGAAGGASPESPPERSGGAGPEQQQESDGERDSGPEQAQTTYRDIWSLRASLELHAAAASDHSSSGNDRDSVRSGDSSGSGSGTTVPTFPPPSPPPTPRPADSEAGGPRKLLQMDSGYASIEGRGAGEDGLLSASEKRSSFTSAGRTATVGTSFEGAPAPTEAPVRPRSPRAWPRRAPRRDYSIDEKTDALFHEFLRHDPHFDDTLPCATRHRARAHPHTRKQWQQRGRQHSDPGARATTPAPPAAPFGADSRPTRAPLRRGDSVDCPPEGRAGDEPAAPAIPVIEEEPGGGSSTCPGSGLCVGPPGTLLDKLAAGLDDRLFPPRLPQPIATAPTLAAAAPTSPDHSPA from the exons ATGCAGCCCACGCCCACCATGGCCACCGCCGCCGCAAGCACCGCCGCCACGGCTGCCCTGACCTCGAGGTGGGACAACACCACCAGCAGCCCCACC GCGGAGCCTGACCCCATCCTCAACAACTACGTGCTGCTGGTGGTGGTCCTGTCGCTCTTTGTCGGTGGCACTCTCGTGGTGCTGTCCGGAGTCCTGCTCCTGTGCAGGCGCTGCTGGGAGGTCCACCGGCGCTTCAACAG AGCcatggaggaagcagagaagacCACCACCACGTACCTGGACAGCAGCGCTCATCCAGCCCAAG ACCCTGACTTCAGGGGGGAGGACCCCGAGGGCCAGGACGCGGAGACGGAGCGCTTCCTGTCCACCAGCTCCACGGGCCGCCGGGTGTCCTTCAACGAAGCAGCCCTGTTTGAGCAGAGTCGGAAGTCACAGGACAAGGGGCGCCG GTACACCCTGACGGAGGGGGACTTCCACCACCTGAAGAATGCCCGCCTCACCCACCTGCACCTGCCACCCCTCAAGATCATCACCATCCACGAGTGCGACTCGGGTGAAGCCagcgccaccacccccccccacgcCGCTGCCGCCCCCAAGGCCAGTCTCGCCATATTCCAG cccccggggaAGGCCCTCACCGGCCGCTCTGTGGGCCCCAGCTCCGCCCTGCCAGGTGACCCCTACAACTCGGCCGCGGGCCCTGCCGACTTCGAGATCAGCCCCTTGGCGTCCAGCGACTCCGGGGAAGGCGCCTGGGTGAGGGCCCCCGagcggcccctcccctccctgccccactccagGACCGAG gcgGATGCAGGCGCCCGGAGCACCAAGCCCGTCGGGTCGGGGGCCACAGGGGCACCCGAGGAGGCAGGTCCAGGCTCCGGGGCAGGACCTGTCCTGCATTTCTTCACCCGCCTGCGGCGCCACACCAGCCTGGACGGGGCCAGCCCGTACTTCAAGGTCAAGAAATGGAAGCTGGACCCCAGCCAGCGGGCATCTAGTCTGGACACAAGAG GCTCCCCCAAGCGGCACCACTTCCAGCGGCAGCGGGCAGCCAGCGAGAGCAccgagcaggaggagggggacgCCCCCCACATGGACTTCATCCAGTACATCGCCAGCGCAGGCGACACGGTGGCCTTCCCGCCCCCCCGTCCCTTTCTGGCCAGCCCCGCCAGCCCATCCCCCGCTCTCGGCAG GCTAGAGGCAGCGGAGGAGGCGGGCGCCGCGGGAGGAGCGAGCCCCGAGTCTCCCCCCGAGCGCAGTGGTGGTGCGGGGCCTGAGCAGCAGCAGGAATCTGATGGTGAGCGGGACTCGGGGCCAGAGCAGGCCCAGACCACCTACCGGGATATCTGGAGCCTGCGAGCCTCTCTTGAGCTGCACGCGGCTGCCGCCTCGGACCACAGCAGCAGTGGCAACGACCGCGACTCGGTGCGCAGCGGCGACAgctcgggctcgggctccggGACCACCGTGCCCACTTTCCCACCGCCctcgccgccccccaccccccggccggCAGACAGCGAGGCGGGAGGTCCGCGAAAGCTGTTGCAGATGGACAGCGGCTACGCCAGCATTGAGGGCCGCGGCGCCGGCGAGGACGGGCTCCTCAGCGCGTCCGAGAAGCGCTCTTCCTTCACCAGCGCCGGCCGCACGGCCACTGTGGGCACCAGCTTCGAGGGGGCGCCGGCGCCCACCGAGGCGCCCGTCCGGCCCCGCAGCCCGCGCGCCTGGCCCCGCCGCGCCCCGCGCCGCGACTACAGCATTGACGAGAAGACGGATGCACTCTTCCACGAGTTCCTGCGCCACGACCCGCACTTCGACGACACGCTGCCCTGCGCCACGCGCCATCGCGCGCGCGCGCACCCCCACACGCGCAAGCAGTGGCAGCAGCGCGGCCGGCAGCACAGCGACCCCGGCGCGCGCGCCACGACCCCTGCCCCGCCCGCGGCCCCTTTCGGGGCCGACTCCCGCCCCACGCGCGCGCCCCTGCGCCGAGGCGACAGCGTCGACTGCCCCCCAGAGGGCCGCGCGGGCGACGAACCGGCCGCGCCCGCCATCCCGGTCATCGAAGAGGAGCCCGGCGGTGGCAGCAGCACCTGCCCCGGCTCGGGCCTGTGCGTCGGGCCCCCGGGGACGCTGCTGGACAAGCTGGCGGCTGGCCTCGATGACAGACTCTTCCCGCCGCGCCTCCCCCAGCCCATCGCCACCGCTCCCACGCTGGCCGCCGCCGCGCCCACGTCTCCCGACCACAGCCCTGCCTAA
- the LOC122213673 gene encoding voltage-dependent calcium channel beta subunit-associated regulatory protein isoform X3, protein MQPTPTMATAAASTAATAALTSRWDNTTSSPTAEPDPILNNYVLLVVVLSLFVGGTLVVLSGVLLLCRRCWEVHRRFNRAMEEAEKTTTTYLDSSAHPAQDPDFRGEDPEGQDAETERFLSTSSTGRRVSFNEAALFEQSRKSQDKGRRSSPSTSATRVKPAPPPPPTPLPPPRPVSPYSSSALPGDPYNSAAGPADFEISPLASSDSGEGAWVRAPERPLPSLPHSRTEADAGARSTKPVGSGATGAPEEAGPGSGAGPVLHFFTRLRRHTSLDGASPYFKVKKWKLDPSQRASSLDTRGSPKRHHFQRQRAASESTEQEEGDAPHMDFIQYIASAGDTVAFPPPRPFLASPASPSPALGRLEAAEEAGAAGGASPESPPERSGGAGPEQQQESDGERDSGPEQAQTTYRDIWSLRASLELHAAAASDHSSSGNDRDSVRSGDSSGSGSGTTVPTFPPPSPPPTPRPADSEAGGPRKLLQMDSGYASIEGRGAGEDGLLSASEKRSSFTSAGRTATVGTSFEGAPAPTEAPVRPRSPRAWPRRAPRRDYSIDEKTDALFHEFLRHDPHFDDTLPCATRHRARAHPHTRKQWQQRGRQHSDPGARATTPAPPAAPFGADSRPTRAPLRRGDSVDCPPEGRAGDEPAAPAIPVIEEEPGGGSSTCPGSGLCVGPPGTLLDKLAAGLDDRLFPPRLPQPIATAPTLAAAAPTSPDHSPA, encoded by the exons ATGCAGCCCACGCCCACCATGGCCACCGCCGCCGCAAGCACCGCCGCCACGGCTGCCCTGACCTCGAGGTGGGACAACACCACCAGCAGCCCCACC GCGGAGCCTGACCCCATCCTCAACAACTACGTGCTGCTGGTGGTGGTCCTGTCGCTCTTTGTCGGTGGCACTCTCGTGGTGCTGTCCGGAGTCCTGCTCCTGTGCAGGCGCTGCTGGGAGGTCCACCGGCGCTTCAACAG AGCcatggaggaagcagagaagacCACCACCACGTACCTGGACAGCAGCGCTCATCCAGCCCAAG ACCCTGACTTCAGGGGGGAGGACCCCGAGGGCCAGGACGCGGAGACGGAGCGCTTCCTGTCCACCAGCTCCACGGGCCGCCGGGTGTCCTTCAACGAAGCAGCCCTGTTTGAGCAGAGTCGGAAGTCACAGGACAAGGGGCGCCG ATCATCACCATCCACGAGTGCGACTCGGGTGAAGCCagcgccaccacccccccccacgcCGCTGCCGCCCCCAAGGCCAGTCTCGCCATATTCCAG CTCCGCCCTGCCAGGTGACCCCTACAACTCGGCCGCGGGCCCTGCCGACTTCGAGATCAGCCCCTTGGCGTCCAGCGACTCCGGGGAAGGCGCCTGGGTGAGGGCCCCCGagcggcccctcccctccctgccccactccagGACCGAG gcgGATGCAGGCGCCCGGAGCACCAAGCCCGTCGGGTCGGGGGCCACAGGGGCACCCGAGGAGGCAGGTCCAGGCTCCGGGGCAGGACCTGTCCTGCATTTCTTCACCCGCCTGCGGCGCCACACCAGCCTGGACGGGGCCAGCCCGTACTTCAAGGTCAAGAAATGGAAGCTGGACCCCAGCCAGCGGGCATCTAGTCTGGACACAAGAG GCTCCCCCAAGCGGCACCACTTCCAGCGGCAGCGGGCAGCCAGCGAGAGCAccgagcaggaggagggggacgCCCCCCACATGGACTTCATCCAGTACATCGCCAGCGCAGGCGACACGGTGGCCTTCCCGCCCCCCCGTCCCTTTCTGGCCAGCCCCGCCAGCCCATCCCCCGCTCTCGGCAG GCTAGAGGCAGCGGAGGAGGCGGGCGCCGCGGGAGGAGCGAGCCCCGAGTCTCCCCCCGAGCGCAGTGGTGGTGCGGGGCCTGAGCAGCAGCAGGAATCTGATGGTGAGCGGGACTCGGGGCCAGAGCAGGCCCAGACCACCTACCGGGATATCTGGAGCCTGCGAGCCTCTCTTGAGCTGCACGCGGCTGCCGCCTCGGACCACAGCAGCAGTGGCAACGACCGCGACTCGGTGCGCAGCGGCGACAgctcgggctcgggctccggGACCACCGTGCCCACTTTCCCACCGCCctcgccgccccccaccccccggccggCAGACAGCGAGGCGGGAGGTCCGCGAAAGCTGTTGCAGATGGACAGCGGCTACGCCAGCATTGAGGGCCGCGGCGCCGGCGAGGACGGGCTCCTCAGCGCGTCCGAGAAGCGCTCTTCCTTCACCAGCGCCGGCCGCACGGCCACTGTGGGCACCAGCTTCGAGGGGGCGCCGGCGCCCACCGAGGCGCCCGTCCGGCCCCGCAGCCCGCGCGCCTGGCCCCGCCGCGCCCCGCGCCGCGACTACAGCATTGACGAGAAGACGGATGCACTCTTCCACGAGTTCCTGCGCCACGACCCGCACTTCGACGACACGCTGCCCTGCGCCACGCGCCATCGCGCGCGCGCGCACCCCCACACGCGCAAGCAGTGGCAGCAGCGCGGCCGGCAGCACAGCGACCCCGGCGCGCGCGCCACGACCCCTGCCCCGCCCGCGGCCCCTTTCGGGGCCGACTCCCGCCCCACGCGCGCGCCCCTGCGCCGAGGCGACAGCGTCGACTGCCCCCCAGAGGGCCGCGCGGGCGACGAACCGGCCGCGCCCGCCATCCCGGTCATCGAAGAGGAGCCCGGCGGTGGCAGCAGCACCTGCCCCGGCTCGGGCCTGTGCGTCGGGCCCCCGGGGACGCTGCTGGACAAGCTGGCGGCTGGCCTCGATGACAGACTCTTCCCGCCGCGCCTCCCCCAGCCCATCGCCACCGCTCCCACGCTGGCCGCCGCCGCGCCCACGTCTCCCGACCACAGCCCTGCCTAA
- the LOC122213673 gene encoding voltage-dependent calcium channel beta subunit-associated regulatory protein isoform X2, with protein MQPTPTMATAAASTAATAALTSRWDNTTSSPTAEPDPILNNYVLLVVVLSLFVGGTLVVLSGVLLLCRRCWEVHRRFNRAMEEAEKTTTTYLDSSAHPAQDPDFRGEDPEGQDAETERFLSTSSTGRRVSFNEAALFEQSRKSQDKGRRYTLTEGDFHHLKNARLTHLHLPPLKIITIHECDSGEASATTPPHAAAAPKASLAIFQPPGKALTGRSVGPSSALPGDPYNSAAGPADFEISPLASSDSGEGAWADAGARSTKPVGSGATGAPEEAGPGSGAGPVLHFFTRLRRHTSLDGASPYFKVKKWKLDPSQRASSLDTRGSPKRHHFQRQRAASESTEQEEGDAPHMDFIQYIASAGDTVAFPPPRPFLASPASPSPALGRLEAAEEAGAAGGASPESPPERSGGAGPEQQQESDGERDSGPEQAQTTYRDIWSLRASLELHAAAASDHSSSGNDRDSVRSGDSSGSGSGTTVPTFPPPSPPPTPRPADSEAGGPRKLLQMDSGYASIEGRGAGEDGLLSASEKRSSFTSAGRTATVGTSFEGAPAPTEAPVRPRSPRAWPRRAPRRDYSIDEKTDALFHEFLRHDPHFDDTLPCATRHRARAHPHTRKQWQQRGRQHSDPGARATTPAPPAAPFGADSRPTRAPLRRGDSVDCPPEGRAGDEPAAPAIPVIEEEPGGGSSTCPGSGLCVGPPGTLLDKLAAGLDDRLFPPRLPQPIATAPTLAAAAPTSPDHSPA; from the exons ATGCAGCCCACGCCCACCATGGCCACCGCCGCCGCAAGCACCGCCGCCACGGCTGCCCTGACCTCGAGGTGGGACAACACCACCAGCAGCCCCACC GCGGAGCCTGACCCCATCCTCAACAACTACGTGCTGCTGGTGGTGGTCCTGTCGCTCTTTGTCGGTGGCACTCTCGTGGTGCTGTCCGGAGTCCTGCTCCTGTGCAGGCGCTGCTGGGAGGTCCACCGGCGCTTCAACAG AGCcatggaggaagcagagaagacCACCACCACGTACCTGGACAGCAGCGCTCATCCAGCCCAAG ACCCTGACTTCAGGGGGGAGGACCCCGAGGGCCAGGACGCGGAGACGGAGCGCTTCCTGTCCACCAGCTCCACGGGCCGCCGGGTGTCCTTCAACGAAGCAGCCCTGTTTGAGCAGAGTCGGAAGTCACAGGACAAGGGGCGCCG GTACACCCTGACGGAGGGGGACTTCCACCACCTGAAGAATGCCCGCCTCACCCACCTGCACCTGCCACCCCTCAAGATCATCACCATCCACGAGTGCGACTCGGGTGAAGCCagcgccaccacccccccccacgcCGCTGCCGCCCCCAAGGCCAGTCTCGCCATATTCCAG cccccggggaAGGCCCTCACCGGCCGCTCTGTGGGCCCCAGCTCCGCCCTGCCAGGTGACCCCTACAACTCGGCCGCGGGCCCTGCCGACTTCGAGATCAGCCCCTTGGCGTCCAGCGACTCCGGGGAAGGCGCCTGG gcgGATGCAGGCGCCCGGAGCACCAAGCCCGTCGGGTCGGGGGCCACAGGGGCACCCGAGGAGGCAGGTCCAGGCTCCGGGGCAGGACCTGTCCTGCATTTCTTCACCCGCCTGCGGCGCCACACCAGCCTGGACGGGGCCAGCCCGTACTTCAAGGTCAAGAAATGGAAGCTGGACCCCAGCCAGCGGGCATCTAGTCTGGACACAAGAG GCTCCCCCAAGCGGCACCACTTCCAGCGGCAGCGGGCAGCCAGCGAGAGCAccgagcaggaggagggggacgCCCCCCACATGGACTTCATCCAGTACATCGCCAGCGCAGGCGACACGGTGGCCTTCCCGCCCCCCCGTCCCTTTCTGGCCAGCCCCGCCAGCCCATCCCCCGCTCTCGGCAG GCTAGAGGCAGCGGAGGAGGCGGGCGCCGCGGGAGGAGCGAGCCCCGAGTCTCCCCCCGAGCGCAGTGGTGGTGCGGGGCCTGAGCAGCAGCAGGAATCTGATGGTGAGCGGGACTCGGGGCCAGAGCAGGCCCAGACCACCTACCGGGATATCTGGAGCCTGCGAGCCTCTCTTGAGCTGCACGCGGCTGCCGCCTCGGACCACAGCAGCAGTGGCAACGACCGCGACTCGGTGCGCAGCGGCGACAgctcgggctcgggctccggGACCACCGTGCCCACTTTCCCACCGCCctcgccgccccccaccccccggccggCAGACAGCGAGGCGGGAGGTCCGCGAAAGCTGTTGCAGATGGACAGCGGCTACGCCAGCATTGAGGGCCGCGGCGCCGGCGAGGACGGGCTCCTCAGCGCGTCCGAGAAGCGCTCTTCCTTCACCAGCGCCGGCCGCACGGCCACTGTGGGCACCAGCTTCGAGGGGGCGCCGGCGCCCACCGAGGCGCCCGTCCGGCCCCGCAGCCCGCGCGCCTGGCCCCGCCGCGCCCCGCGCCGCGACTACAGCATTGACGAGAAGACGGATGCACTCTTCCACGAGTTCCTGCGCCACGACCCGCACTTCGACGACACGCTGCCCTGCGCCACGCGCCATCGCGCGCGCGCGCACCCCCACACGCGCAAGCAGTGGCAGCAGCGCGGCCGGCAGCACAGCGACCCCGGCGCGCGCGCCACGACCCCTGCCCCGCCCGCGGCCCCTTTCGGGGCCGACTCCCGCCCCACGCGCGCGCCCCTGCGCCGAGGCGACAGCGTCGACTGCCCCCCAGAGGGCCGCGCGGGCGACGAACCGGCCGCGCCCGCCATCCCGGTCATCGAAGAGGAGCCCGGCGGTGGCAGCAGCACCTGCCCCGGCTCGGGCCTGTGCGTCGGGCCCCCGGGGACGCTGCTGGACAAGCTGGCGGCTGGCCTCGATGACAGACTCTTCCCGCCGCGCCTCCCCCAGCCCATCGCCACCGCTCCCACGCTGGCCGCCGCCGCGCCCACGTCTCCCGACCACAGCCCTGCCTAA